The Coffea arabica cultivar ET-39 chromosome 3c, Coffea Arabica ET-39 HiFi, whole genome shotgun sequence genome contains a region encoding:
- the LOC113735199 gene encoding probable thiol methyltransferase 2 isoform X1, with the protein MRSSSSVSLISCCWPRLLAPASTSTSTSTSTSSSSPPLRTMMNPKIDATKSHNRSITSTSSTLLSSSSSSSTTVDKFQQVIHSSSTEWVDGWQKCWEQGLTPWDLGQPTPILVHLHKTGALPNGRALVPGCGSGYDVVAIACPDRYVVGLDISEVALERAKELSSLSSQEHFEFLKADFFTWRPTQLFDLIFDYTFFCAIDPDMRPSWAVGIRDLLKPDGELITLMFPISDHEGGPPYKVSTTDYEEVLHPLGFEATSIVENELVVSPRMGREKLARWKRSICLSTL; encoded by the exons ATGAGAAGCTCCTCTAGCGTCAGCCTCATCTCCTGCTGCTGGCCGAGGTTGCTCGCACCCGCTTCCACTTCCACTTCCACTTCCACTTCCACTTCCAGCTCATCACCTCCTCTGAGAACGATGATGAACCCAAAAATAGATGCTACAAAGTCCCACAATAGATCAATTACTAGCACAAGTTCAACTCTtctttcatcatcatcatctagtTCTACTACAGTTGATAAATTCCAACAAGTCATCCATTCTAGCTCGACAG AGTGGGTAGATGGTTGGCAAAAGTGCTGGGAACAAGGGTTGACACCATGGGACTTGGGGCAGCCTACCCCAATTCTTGTCCATCTTCATAAGACTGGTGCCCTTCCTAATGGCAGGGCTTTGGTCCCTGGTTGTGGTAGT GGCTATGACGTCGTGGCAATTGCCTGCCCTGATCGCTATGTTGTTGGCCTGGATATATCAGAAGTAGCTCTTGAAAGAGCCAAAGAG TTGTCCTCATTATCAAGCCAAGAACACTTTGAATTCTTGAAGGCAGACTTCTTCACATGGCGTCCCACTCAGTTGTTTGATCTCATTTTTGACTACAC ATTCTTTTGTGCCATCGATCCAGATATGAGACCATCTTGGGCTGTTGGAATTCGAGACCTTTTAAAACCAGATGGAGAGCTCATAACTCTGATGTTTCCA ATTAGTGATCATGAAGGGGGACCTCCATACAAAGTATCTACTACTGA TTATGAAGAAGTGCTGCACCCATTGGGGTTCGAGGCTACCTCTATCGTGGAAAATGAACTGGTTGTTTCACCTCGCATG GGACGAGAGAAGCTTGCTAGGTGGAAAAGATCAATCTGTCTATCAACTTTGTGA
- the LOC113735199 gene encoding probable thiol methyltransferase 2 isoform X2 — protein MRSSSSVSLISCCWPRLLAPASTSTSTSTSTSSSSPPLRTMMNPKIDATKSHNRSITSTSSTLLSSSSSSSTTVDKFQQVIHSSSTDGWQKCWEQGLTPWDLGQPTPILVHLHKTGALPNGRALVPGCGSGYDVVAIACPDRYVVGLDISEVALERAKELSSLSSQEHFEFLKADFFTWRPTQLFDLIFDYTFFCAIDPDMRPSWAVGIRDLLKPDGELITLMFPISDHEGGPPYKVSTTDYEEVLHPLGFEATSIVENELVVSPRMGREKLARWKRSICLSTL, from the exons ATGAGAAGCTCCTCTAGCGTCAGCCTCATCTCCTGCTGCTGGCCGAGGTTGCTCGCACCCGCTTCCACTTCCACTTCCACTTCCACTTCCACTTCCAGCTCATCACCTCCTCTGAGAACGATGATGAACCCAAAAATAGATGCTACAAAGTCCCACAATAGATCAATTACTAGCACAAGTTCAACTCTtctttcatcatcatcatctagtTCTACTACAGTTGATAAATTCCAACAAGTCATCCATTCTAGCTCGACAG ATGGTTGGCAAAAGTGCTGGGAACAAGGGTTGACACCATGGGACTTGGGGCAGCCTACCCCAATTCTTGTCCATCTTCATAAGACTGGTGCCCTTCCTAATGGCAGGGCTTTGGTCCCTGGTTGTGGTAGT GGCTATGACGTCGTGGCAATTGCCTGCCCTGATCGCTATGTTGTTGGCCTGGATATATCAGAAGTAGCTCTTGAAAGAGCCAAAGAG TTGTCCTCATTATCAAGCCAAGAACACTTTGAATTCTTGAAGGCAGACTTCTTCACATGGCGTCCCACTCAGTTGTTTGATCTCATTTTTGACTACAC ATTCTTTTGTGCCATCGATCCAGATATGAGACCATCTTGGGCTGTTGGAATTCGAGACCTTTTAAAACCAGATGGAGAGCTCATAACTCTGATGTTTCCA ATTAGTGATCATGAAGGGGGACCTCCATACAAAGTATCTACTACTGA TTATGAAGAAGTGCTGCACCCATTGGGGTTCGAGGCTACCTCTATCGTGGAAAATGAACTGGTTGTTTCACCTCGCATG GGACGAGAGAAGCTTGCTAGGTGGAAAAGATCAATCTGTCTATCAACTTTGTGA
- the LOC113735199 gene encoding probable thiol methyltransferase 2 isoform X3, translated as MAVTIGRKEIKGYDVVAIACPDRYVVGLDISEVALERAKELSSLSSQEHFEFLKADFFTWRPTQLFDLIFDYTFFCAIDPDMRPSWAVGIRDLLKPDGELITLMFPISDHEGGPPYKVSTTDYEEVLHPLGFEATSIVENELVVSPRMGREKLARWKRSICLSTL; from the exons ATGGCAGTGACTAtaggaagaaaagaaatcaag GGCTATGACGTCGTGGCAATTGCCTGCCCTGATCGCTATGTTGTTGGCCTGGATATATCAGAAGTAGCTCTTGAAAGAGCCAAAGAG TTGTCCTCATTATCAAGCCAAGAACACTTTGAATTCTTGAAGGCAGACTTCTTCACATGGCGTCCCACTCAGTTGTTTGATCTCATTTTTGACTACAC ATTCTTTTGTGCCATCGATCCAGATATGAGACCATCTTGGGCTGTTGGAATTCGAGACCTTTTAAAACCAGATGGAGAGCTCATAACTCTGATGTTTCCA ATTAGTGATCATGAAGGGGGACCTCCATACAAAGTATCTACTACTGA TTATGAAGAAGTGCTGCACCCATTGGGGTTCGAGGCTACCTCTATCGTGGAAAATGAACTGGTTGTTTCACCTCGCATG GGACGAGAGAAGCTTGCTAGGTGGAAAAGATCAATCTGTCTATCAACTTTGTGA